Below is a window of Anaerobacillus alkaliphilus DNA.
ATGTGGCAATGATATCTCTACATTTTACATCTCATCTCTCACACCAAAGAAAGGATATGGTACATAATGGAACTATTTCACCCAAATAAACTTCCGACAACAAGACATATTTTCTTTACCGGGAAGGGTGGCGTCGGAAAAACTTCAACAGCATGCGCTACAGCACTAGCTTTAGCCAAAGCTGGAAGTCGAGTCCTAATTGTAAGCACAGACCCTGCTTCCAACCTTGAAGACGTTTTTGGACAGGCATTATCGAACTTACCGACAGCGATTAAGGACGTACCAAACTTATTTGCGTCTAATCTGGATCCTGAGGAAGCAGCTAGAAATTACCGCGAGAGTTTAATAGGGCCATATCGAGGTAAACTTCCTAAGGCAGCTATAGACAATATGGAAGAACAATTATCTGGTGCTTGTACAGTTGAAATTGCAGCCTTTGATGAATTTACAAACTTACTTGCGAACCAAGAGGTAACGAAGCAATTTGATCAGATTATTTTTGACACTGCTCCTACTGGTCATACTCTGCGATTGTTACAACTACCTACAGCCTGGTCTTCATTTTTAGAAGATAATACGACTGGTGCTTCCTGCTTAGGACCTTTATCAGGACTAGCGGCAAAGAAAGAATTGTATGCTACTACTGTCCATGCACTTTCTGACAGTGAAGAAACGACATTAGTTCTCGTTTCTAGGCCAGAGCCTTCTTCACTACGTGAAGCAAACCGGGCTTCAATGGAACTTAGTGATATTGGTATAACAAATCAAGTACTAATCTTGAATGGTCTCTTCAAAGCAACTAAGACAGATGATACGATTGCCAAGGAATTAGAGAAACGACAACAGCATGCACTAGAACAGCAACCAGATTTTCTATCTAAGTTACAAAGCTATTATCTACCACTTGTACCTTATAATTTAACTGGATTAAAGGCCTTAAAAAGCTTTTTTGAACCGATAGAACTAGCCTCAGTTCCTTTGAATAGTTCTCATACAGCAAAGGAGATTGCCTCTTTAAATACGTTGGTTAGTTCCATTTCTCAAAAAAATAATGGAGTCATTATGACAATGGGGAAAGGGGGGGTTGGAAAAACAACGATGGCAGTGGCAGTAGCTATTGGATTAGTTCAAGAAGGTCATAAAGTTCATTTGACTACTACTGATCCTGCAGCACATTTATCAAATATTATTCACGATGAAAGATTGCTTGAAAATCTTTCTGTAAGTAGGATAGATCCAAAAGTTGAAGTTGAATTATATCGAGATGAGGTCTTAAGTAAGGTGGCAGCTACCCTAGATGAAGATAGTCTAGAGTATATTAAAGAAGATTTACGTTCACCGTGTACAGAGGAAATTGCAGTTTTTCGCGCTTTCGCCAAAATTGTTGATAAATCCAAAGACACATTTGTTGTTATTGATACTGCCCCTACTGGACACACACTCCTTTTATTAGATGCAGCTGAGTCCTACCATAAAGAAGTTTCACGTTCTAACGGAGATATGCCTGAAAATATTAAGAAGCTCTTACCAAGGTTACGTGATCCTGAGGTAACTGACGTAATCATTGTAACACTCCCTGAAGCAACTCCAGTCTTTGAAGCAAGTAGGCTTCAAGATGACCTTAGGAGAGCAGATATTCACCCGAAATGGTGGATCATTAACCAAAGCTTTCAAGCTGCAAATTCAGAGGATCCTATTCTTCAAGGGAGAGCTAATTCTGAAGAAGAGTGGATTAATAAAGTAAGAAGCAATCTAGCTAGTAAATGCGTGATCGTACCTTGGCAAATTGATGAACTAGATAATGTAGAAAAAGTTAAGATATTGCTTCAGTAGGTATACAAAAATATAAGAGGCTCCTTTAAGTGTTAGTATTTACACTCTTAAAGTTTGCCTCTTTATAATTCTTCTTTTTTTATTATTCATCAAATTTTAATGTGTATTTAAAGCCTTGTTCTGTTAAATGAATTCCTTTTTGGTACTTTTTTACGAGTTCATTATATTTTGCTACAAGGGTTGCAAAATGCTCCTTATTTCCTTCTATAAGAGCAGCATCAATTTCTAATTGTACTGTAGACTTT
It encodes the following:
- the arsA gene encoding arsenical pump-driving ATPase, encoding MMELFHPNKLPTTRHIFFTGKGGVGKTSTACATALALAKAGSRVLIVSTDPASNLEDVFGQALSNLPTAIKDVPNLFASNLDPEEAARNYRESLIGPYRGKLPKAAIDNMEEQLSGACTVEIAAFDEFTNLLANQEVTKQFDQIIFDTAPTGHTLRLLQLPTAWSSFLEDNTTGASCLGPLSGLAAKKELYATTVHALSDSEETTLVLVSRPEPSSLREANRASMELSDIGITNQVLILNGLFKATKTDDTIAKELEKRQQHALEQQPDFLSKLQSYYLPLVPYNLTGLKALKSFFEPIELASVPLNSSHTAKEIASLNTLVSSISQKNNGVIMTMGKGGVGKTTMAVAVAIGLVQEGHKVHLTTTDPAAHLSNIIHDERLLENLSVSRIDPKVEVELYRDEVLSKVAATLDEDSLEYIKEDLRSPCTEEIAVFRAFAKIVDKSKDTFVVIDTAPTGHTLLLLDAAESYHKEVSRSNGDMPENIKKLLPRLRDPEVTDVIIVTLPEATPVFEASRLQDDLRRADIHPKWWIINQSFQAANSEDPILQGRANSEEEWINKVRSNLASKCVIVPWQIDELDNVEKVKILLQ
- a CDS encoding IDEAL domain-containing protein, giving the protein MEKYVINKKMLRQLTVMNNHREPSQQVLDSLYAQMVLEVAIYQFQKSTVQLEIDAALIEGNKEHFATLVAKYNELVKKYQKGIHLTEQGFKYTLKFDE